One part of the Salvelinus fontinalis isolate EN_2023a chromosome 4, ASM2944872v1, whole genome shotgun sequence genome encodes these proteins:
- the LOC129854438 gene encoding serine/threonine-protein kinase ULK3-like isoform X1: MASSFAPPKLADFILTERLGSGTYATVYKAYRKGDNREVVAVKVVGKKSLNKVSMENLLTEIEILKTVRHPHIVQLKDFQWDSENIYLILEWCSGGDLSRFIHSRRLLPERVARLFLQQIACALQFLHNHNISHLDLKPQNILLNGSVLKLADFGFASYMSPWDEQSALRGSPLYMAPEMVCRRQYDSRVDLWSVGVILYETLFGRAPFASRSYAELEEKIRSDKPIELPAGARVSRNCRDLLLRLLDRDPDTRLTFTQFFSHPWVDLEHMPNEESLGKAKDLVLKAVQKDQEGDRSAALSLYCSALEHFVPAIHYETDRLRKDALRKKVSQYVSRAEGLKALVSADNSLCFEQFKSTRDILREMSCDQPRVLAALELASTAIAMEENGIEDHDTLALYQQSLGELLLALAAEGQGRRRELLHCEIKSLMTRAEYLKEQIKMLETQKDVSMDREPLSESVRSSCCVQ, from the exons atggctTCGAGCTTCGCCCCACCGAAACTGGCTGATTTCATTCTCACAGAGAGGCTGGGCAGTGGCACCTATGCGACAGTTTACAAAGCCTACAGAAAG GGGGACAACCGGGAGGTGGTGGCAGTGAAGGTGGTTGGGAAGAAGAGTCTGAACAAGGTGTCAATGGAGAACCTGCTGACTGAGATAGAGATCCTGAAAACTGTTCGCCACCCTCACATTGTTCAGCTGAAGGACTTCCAG TGGGACAGTGAGAACATCTATCTGATCCTGGAGTGGTGTTCTGGTGGGGACCTGTCCCGTTTCATCCACAGTAGGCGCTTGCTACCTGAGAGGGTGGCTCGGCTCTTCCTGCAGCAGATAG CCTGCGCTCTTCAGTTTCTCCATAATCATAACATCTCCCATCTGGACCTGAAACCCCAGAACATTCTGCTCAATGGTTCTGTTCTTAAACTAGCAG ATTTTGGCTTTGCGAGTTACATGTCTCCGTGGGATGAGCAGAGTGCTCTGAGGGGCTCTCCTCTCTACATGGCCCCTGAGATGGTGTGTCGACGGCAGTATGACTCCAGGGTCGACCTCTGGTCTGTGGGAGTCATCCTGTATG AGACACTATTTGGCCGGGCACCATTTGCCTCCAGATCCTATGCTGAACTGGAGGAGAAGATCCGCAGTGACAAGCCCATCGAG CTGCCTGCAGGGGCCAGAGTGTCCAGGAACTGCAGGGACTTACTGCTGCGGCTGCTGGACAGGGACCCTGACACCCGCCTCACCTTCACTCAGTTCTTCTCCCACCCTTGGGTGGACCTCGAGCACATGCCCAACGAAGAGAGCCTGGGgaaagcg AAGGATCTGGTCCTGAAAGCTGTTCAGAAGGACCAGGAGGGTGATAGATCAGCTGCCCTGTCTCTGTACTGCAGCGCACTGGAACACTTTGTCCCCGCCATTCACT ATGAAACAGACAGACTGCGTAAAGATGCCCTCAGGAAAAAG GTTAGTCAGTACGTGTCCAGGGCAGAGGGGCTGAAAGCTCTGGTGTCTGCAGACAACAGCCTCTGCTTTGAGCAGTTCAAGTCCACCAGAGACATCCTGAGAG AGATGTCCTGTGACCAACCACGGGTGCTGGCTGCTCTGGAGCTGGCATCTACAGCCATCGCCATG GAGGAGAATGGGATAGAGGACCATGATACACTGGCTCTGTACCAGCAGAGTCTGGGAGAACTACTGCTAGCCCTGGCAG CTGAAGGCCAGGGGCGCCGGAGAGAGTTGCTCCACTGTGAG ATCAAGAGCCTAATGACCCGAGCTGAATACCTCAAAGAACAGATCAAG ATGCTAGAGACCCAAAAAGACGTGTCAATGGATAGAGAGCCTCTATCAGAATCTGTGAGAAGTT CATGCTGTGTGCAGTGA
- the LOC129854436 gene encoding threonine--tRNA ligase 1, cytoplasmic-like isoform X2 → MKENSNLKMAECMAARLTAQEEQIELLTREFSLLRDGLNGGPEVASILASSPELESLRSENEKLKFRLVHLRRGLQEELALEGQGKRGTNKGQEKTGKKQQQQQPKNRNYDNNKAATHETKPVVDKEKPENKKKKAQGGGGGRELKPWPGYISERMQLYEELKKESDALLARRAADSQPITVELPDGHRVEGQAWVTTPYQLACGISQGLADNAVISRVNGDLWDLDRPLEKSCSLEILHFDNDDAQAVYWHSSAHILGEAMEHFYGGCLCYGPPIENGFYYDMFLDGPQGVSSTEFEYLEALCKSVVKEKQPFERLEVSKETLLKMFKYNKFKCRILNEKVTTPTTTVYRCGPLIDLCRGPHVRHTGKIKALKIYKNSSTYWEGRSDMETLQRIYGISFPDSKMLKEWERFQEEARNRDHRKIGKEQELFFFHDLSPGSCFFLPRGAYLYNTLTDFIREEYCRRGFQEVASPNIYNSKLWETSGHWQHYSDNMFSFPVEQDVFALKPMNCPGHCLMFSHRPRSWRELPLRLADFGVLHRNELSGTLTGLTRVRRFQQDDAHIFCTMEQIESEMKGCLDFLRCVYDVFGFSFQLHLSTRPEKYLGDIAIWNQAEKQLENSLNEFGEPWKLNPGDGAFYGPKIDIKIKDAIGRYHQCATIQLDFQLPIRFNLTFVGKDGDDKAKPVIIHRAILGSVERMIAILTENYAGKWPLWLSPRQVMFVPVNPTCEEYAKRMCKQFVEAGFMADADLDSSCLLNKKIRNAQLAQYNFILVVGEKEKLTNGVNVRTRDNKVHGELSVSEVLARLTLLKESRCRNAEEEF, encoded by the exons ATGAAAGAGAATAGTAATTTAAAGATGGCGGAGTGCATGGCAGCACGTTTGACCGCGCAAGAGGAGCAGATAGAGCTCCTCACTCGGGAATTTAGCCTCCTACGAGACGGGCTAAATGGTGGTCCAGAGGTCGCCAGCATTCTCGCCAGTTCTCCGGAGCTGGAGAGCTTACGGAGCGAGAATGAGAAGCTCAAATTTCGTCTCGTGCACCTCCGCCGGGGTCTCCAGGAAGAGCTCGCCCTGGAGGGACAGGGCAAGAGGGGCACAAACAAAGGCCAGGAGAAGACAgggaaaaaacaacaacagcaacaaccaaAGAACCGCAATTATGATAATAAtaag GCAGCAACTCATGAGACCAAACCTGTTGTTGATAAGGAGAAGCCagagaacaagaagaagaaggcacagggaggGGGTGGTGGCAGAGAG CTGAAACCGTGGCCTGGCTACATCTCAGAGCGCATGCAGCTGTATGAGGAGCTGAAAAAGGAGAGCGATGCCCTGCTGGCCAGGAGAGCTGCAGACAGCCAGCCCATCACTGTGGAGCTGCCAGATGGACACAGGGTGGAGGGTCAGGCCTGGGTCACTACCCCCTACCAGCTGGCCTGTGGCATCAG TCAGGGCTTGGCTGACAATGCAGTGATTTCCCGGGTGAACGGGGACCTGTGGGACCTGGATAGACCTCTGGAGAAGAGCTGCTCACTGGAGATCCTGCACTTTGACAATGATGATGCCCAGGCT GTGTACTGGCACTCCAGTGCTCACATCCTTGGTGAGGCCATGGAGCATTTCTATGGAGGCTGTCTGTGTTATGGACCACCCATTGAGAATGGCTTCTACTATGACATGTTCCTCGATGGACCCCA GGGTGTGTCGAGTACAGAGTTTGAGTACCTGGAGGCGCTGTGCAAGTCTGTGGTGAAGGAGAAACAGCCCTTCGAGAGGCTGGAGGTCAGCAAGGAGACCCTACTGAAGATGTttaag TACAACAAATTCAAGTGTCGCATTCTGAATGAGAAAGTCACCACACCCACTACAACAGTCTACAG ATGTGGGCCTCTGATAGACCTGTGTCGTGGGCCCCATGTAAGACACACAGGAAAGATTAAAGCCTTGAAGATCTACAAG AACTCTTCTACGTACTGGGAGGGCCGTTCGGACATGGAGACCCTGCAGCGTATCTACGGCATCTCCTTCCCAGACTCCAAGATGCTGAAGGAGTGGGAACGCTTTCAGGAAGAGGCTAGAAACAGAGACCATCGGAAGATTGGAAAG GAACAGGAACTGTTTTTTTTCCATGACCTGAGCCCTGGCAGCTGCTTCTTCCTCCCGCGTGGAGCCTACCTGTACAACACACTCACTGACTTCATCAGG GAGGAATACTGTAGAAGAGGTTTCCAGGAGGTGGCGTCTCCTAACATCTATAACAGTAAGCTGTGGGAGACTTCAGGCCACTGGCAGCACTACAGCGACAACATGTTCTCCTTCCCAGTGGAGCAGGATGTCTTTGCACTGAAGCCCATGAACTGTCCTGGACACTG TCTGATGTTCAGCCACAGACCTCGGTCGTGGAGGGAGCTGCCTCTGAGACTGGCTGATTTCGGGGTGCTCCATAGGAACGAGCTATCAGGGACACTCACCGGCCTTACGAGGGTGCGCCGCTTCCAACAGGATGATGCTCACATCTTCTGCACCATGgaacag ATTGAGTCTGAGATGAAGGGCTGTCTGGACTTCCTCCGCTGTGTCTATGATGTCTTTGGCTTCTCTTTCCAGCTGCACCTTTCAACCCGTCCAGAGAAGTACCTAGGAGATATCGCTATCTGGAACCAGGCTGAGAAG CAACTGGAGAACAGCCTGAATGAGTTTGGGGAACCATGGAAACTAAACCCCGGAGACGGTGCTTTCTATGGACCCAAG ATTGACATTAAGATCAAAGATGCTATTGGCCGGTATCATCAATGTGCAACCATTCAGCTGGACTTCCAGCTTCCCATCCGCTTTAACCTGACCTTTGTAGG GAAGGACGGGGATGACAAAGCGAAGCCGGTCATCATCCACCGGGCCATTCTGGGCTCTGTGGAGAGGATGATAGCCATCCTCACTGAGAACTACGCTGGGAAATG GCCCCTCTGGCTGTCCCCACGTCAGGTGATGTTTGTACCTGTCAACCCTACCTGTGAAGAATATGCCAAGAGG ATGTGTAAACAGTTTGTGGAGGCCGGATTCATGGCAGACGCTGATCTCGACTCCAGTTGCCTCTTAAACAAGAAGATCCGCAACGCCCAGTTAGCCCAGTACAACTTCATCCTGG TGGTCGGTGAGAAAGAGAAGCTGACTAACGGCGTGAACGTACGTACGAGGGACAACAAGGTTCATGGAGAGCTGTCTGTTTCTGAGGTGCTGGCTCGCCTGACCCTGTTGAAAGAGTCACGCTGCAGGAATGCTGAGGAGGAGTTCTGA
- the LOC129854436 gene encoding threonine--tRNA ligase 1, cytoplasmic-like isoform X1, translating to MKENSNLKMAECMAARLTAQEEQIELLTREFSLLRDGLNGGPEVASILASSPELESLRSENEKLKFRLVHLRRGLQEELALEGQGKRGTNKGQEKTGKKQQQQQPKNRNYDNNKAATHETKPVVDKEKPENKKKKAQGGGGGRESFQLKPWPGYISERMQLYEELKKESDALLARRAADSQPITVELPDGHRVEGQAWVTTPYQLACGISQGLADNAVISRVNGDLWDLDRPLEKSCSLEILHFDNDDAQAVYWHSSAHILGEAMEHFYGGCLCYGPPIENGFYYDMFLDGPQGVSSTEFEYLEALCKSVVKEKQPFERLEVSKETLLKMFKYNKFKCRILNEKVTTPTTTVYRCGPLIDLCRGPHVRHTGKIKALKIYKNSSTYWEGRSDMETLQRIYGISFPDSKMLKEWERFQEEARNRDHRKIGKEQELFFFHDLSPGSCFFLPRGAYLYNTLTDFIREEYCRRGFQEVASPNIYNSKLWETSGHWQHYSDNMFSFPVEQDVFALKPMNCPGHCLMFSHRPRSWRELPLRLADFGVLHRNELSGTLTGLTRVRRFQQDDAHIFCTMEQIESEMKGCLDFLRCVYDVFGFSFQLHLSTRPEKYLGDIAIWNQAEKQLENSLNEFGEPWKLNPGDGAFYGPKIDIKIKDAIGRYHQCATIQLDFQLPIRFNLTFVGKDGDDKAKPVIIHRAILGSVERMIAILTENYAGKWPLWLSPRQVMFVPVNPTCEEYAKRMCKQFVEAGFMADADLDSSCLLNKKIRNAQLAQYNFILVVGEKEKLTNGVNVRTRDNKVHGELSVSEVLARLTLLKESRCRNAEEEF from the exons ATGAAAGAGAATAGTAATTTAAAGATGGCGGAGTGCATGGCAGCACGTTTGACCGCGCAAGAGGAGCAGATAGAGCTCCTCACTCGGGAATTTAGCCTCCTACGAGACGGGCTAAATGGTGGTCCAGAGGTCGCCAGCATTCTCGCCAGTTCTCCGGAGCTGGAGAGCTTACGGAGCGAGAATGAGAAGCTCAAATTTCGTCTCGTGCACCTCCGCCGGGGTCTCCAGGAAGAGCTCGCCCTGGAGGGACAGGGCAAGAGGGGCACAAACAAAGGCCAGGAGAAGACAgggaaaaaacaacaacagcaacaaccaaAGAACCGCAATTATGATAATAAtaag GCAGCAACTCATGAGACCAAACCTGTTGTTGATAAGGAGAAGCCagagaacaagaagaagaaggcacagggaggGGGTGGTGGCAGAGAG TCTTTCCAGCTGAAACCGTGGCCTGGCTACATCTCAGAGCGCATGCAGCTGTATGAGGAGCTGAAAAAGGAGAGCGATGCCCTGCTGGCCAGGAGAGCTGCAGACAGCCAGCCCATCACTGTGGAGCTGCCAGATGGACACAGGGTGGAGGGTCAGGCCTGGGTCACTACCCCCTACCAGCTGGCCTGTGGCATCAG TCAGGGCTTGGCTGACAATGCAGTGATTTCCCGGGTGAACGGGGACCTGTGGGACCTGGATAGACCTCTGGAGAAGAGCTGCTCACTGGAGATCCTGCACTTTGACAATGATGATGCCCAGGCT GTGTACTGGCACTCCAGTGCTCACATCCTTGGTGAGGCCATGGAGCATTTCTATGGAGGCTGTCTGTGTTATGGACCACCCATTGAGAATGGCTTCTACTATGACATGTTCCTCGATGGACCCCA GGGTGTGTCGAGTACAGAGTTTGAGTACCTGGAGGCGCTGTGCAAGTCTGTGGTGAAGGAGAAACAGCCCTTCGAGAGGCTGGAGGTCAGCAAGGAGACCCTACTGAAGATGTttaag TACAACAAATTCAAGTGTCGCATTCTGAATGAGAAAGTCACCACACCCACTACAACAGTCTACAG ATGTGGGCCTCTGATAGACCTGTGTCGTGGGCCCCATGTAAGACACACAGGAAAGATTAAAGCCTTGAAGATCTACAAG AACTCTTCTACGTACTGGGAGGGCCGTTCGGACATGGAGACCCTGCAGCGTATCTACGGCATCTCCTTCCCAGACTCCAAGATGCTGAAGGAGTGGGAACGCTTTCAGGAAGAGGCTAGAAACAGAGACCATCGGAAGATTGGAAAG GAACAGGAACTGTTTTTTTTCCATGACCTGAGCCCTGGCAGCTGCTTCTTCCTCCCGCGTGGAGCCTACCTGTACAACACACTCACTGACTTCATCAGG GAGGAATACTGTAGAAGAGGTTTCCAGGAGGTGGCGTCTCCTAACATCTATAACAGTAAGCTGTGGGAGACTTCAGGCCACTGGCAGCACTACAGCGACAACATGTTCTCCTTCCCAGTGGAGCAGGATGTCTTTGCACTGAAGCCCATGAACTGTCCTGGACACTG TCTGATGTTCAGCCACAGACCTCGGTCGTGGAGGGAGCTGCCTCTGAGACTGGCTGATTTCGGGGTGCTCCATAGGAACGAGCTATCAGGGACACTCACCGGCCTTACGAGGGTGCGCCGCTTCCAACAGGATGATGCTCACATCTTCTGCACCATGgaacag ATTGAGTCTGAGATGAAGGGCTGTCTGGACTTCCTCCGCTGTGTCTATGATGTCTTTGGCTTCTCTTTCCAGCTGCACCTTTCAACCCGTCCAGAGAAGTACCTAGGAGATATCGCTATCTGGAACCAGGCTGAGAAG CAACTGGAGAACAGCCTGAATGAGTTTGGGGAACCATGGAAACTAAACCCCGGAGACGGTGCTTTCTATGGACCCAAG ATTGACATTAAGATCAAAGATGCTATTGGCCGGTATCATCAATGTGCAACCATTCAGCTGGACTTCCAGCTTCCCATCCGCTTTAACCTGACCTTTGTAGG GAAGGACGGGGATGACAAAGCGAAGCCGGTCATCATCCACCGGGCCATTCTGGGCTCTGTGGAGAGGATGATAGCCATCCTCACTGAGAACTACGCTGGGAAATG GCCCCTCTGGCTGTCCCCACGTCAGGTGATGTTTGTACCTGTCAACCCTACCTGTGAAGAATATGCCAAGAGG ATGTGTAAACAGTTTGTGGAGGCCGGATTCATGGCAGACGCTGATCTCGACTCCAGTTGCCTCTTAAACAAGAAGATCCGCAACGCCCAGTTAGCCCAGTACAACTTCATCCTGG TGGTCGGTGAGAAAGAGAAGCTGACTAACGGCGTGAACGTACGTACGAGGGACAACAAGGTTCATGGAGAGCTGTCTGTTTCTGAGGTGCTGGCTCGCCTGACCCTGTTGAAAGAGTCACGCTGCAGGAATGCTGAGGAGGAGTTCTGA
- the LOC129854438 gene encoding serine/threonine-protein kinase ULK3-like isoform X2: MASSFAPPKLADFILTERLGSGTYATVYKAYRKGDNREVVAVKVVGKKSLNKVSMENLLTEIEILKTVRHPHIVQLKDFQWDSENIYLILEWCSGGDLSRFIHSRRLLPERVARLFLQQIDFGFASYMSPWDEQSALRGSPLYMAPEMVCRRQYDSRVDLWSVGVILYETLFGRAPFASRSYAELEEKIRSDKPIELPAGARVSRNCRDLLLRLLDRDPDTRLTFTQFFSHPWVDLEHMPNEESLGKAKDLVLKAVQKDQEGDRSAALSLYCSALEHFVPAIHYETDRLRKDALRKKVSQYVSRAEGLKALVSADNSLCFEQFKSTRDILREMSCDQPRVLAALELASTAIAMEENGIEDHDTLALYQQSLGELLLALAAEGQGRRRELLHCEIKSLMTRAEYLKEQIKMLETQKDVSMDREPLSESVRSSCCVQ; the protein is encoded by the exons atggctTCGAGCTTCGCCCCACCGAAACTGGCTGATTTCATTCTCACAGAGAGGCTGGGCAGTGGCACCTATGCGACAGTTTACAAAGCCTACAGAAAG GGGGACAACCGGGAGGTGGTGGCAGTGAAGGTGGTTGGGAAGAAGAGTCTGAACAAGGTGTCAATGGAGAACCTGCTGACTGAGATAGAGATCCTGAAAACTGTTCGCCACCCTCACATTGTTCAGCTGAAGGACTTCCAG TGGGACAGTGAGAACATCTATCTGATCCTGGAGTGGTGTTCTGGTGGGGACCTGTCCCGTTTCATCCACAGTAGGCGCTTGCTACCTGAGAGGGTGGCTCGGCTCTTCCTGCAGCAGATAG ATTTTGGCTTTGCGAGTTACATGTCTCCGTGGGATGAGCAGAGTGCTCTGAGGGGCTCTCCTCTCTACATGGCCCCTGAGATGGTGTGTCGACGGCAGTATGACTCCAGGGTCGACCTCTGGTCTGTGGGAGTCATCCTGTATG AGACACTATTTGGCCGGGCACCATTTGCCTCCAGATCCTATGCTGAACTGGAGGAGAAGATCCGCAGTGACAAGCCCATCGAG CTGCCTGCAGGGGCCAGAGTGTCCAGGAACTGCAGGGACTTACTGCTGCGGCTGCTGGACAGGGACCCTGACACCCGCCTCACCTTCACTCAGTTCTTCTCCCACCCTTGGGTGGACCTCGAGCACATGCCCAACGAAGAGAGCCTGGGgaaagcg AAGGATCTGGTCCTGAAAGCTGTTCAGAAGGACCAGGAGGGTGATAGATCAGCTGCCCTGTCTCTGTACTGCAGCGCACTGGAACACTTTGTCCCCGCCATTCACT ATGAAACAGACAGACTGCGTAAAGATGCCCTCAGGAAAAAG GTTAGTCAGTACGTGTCCAGGGCAGAGGGGCTGAAAGCTCTGGTGTCTGCAGACAACAGCCTCTGCTTTGAGCAGTTCAAGTCCACCAGAGACATCCTGAGAG AGATGTCCTGTGACCAACCACGGGTGCTGGCTGCTCTGGAGCTGGCATCTACAGCCATCGCCATG GAGGAGAATGGGATAGAGGACCATGATACACTGGCTCTGTACCAGCAGAGTCTGGGAGAACTACTGCTAGCCCTGGCAG CTGAAGGCCAGGGGCGCCGGAGAGAGTTGCTCCACTGTGAG ATCAAGAGCCTAATGACCCGAGCTGAATACCTCAAAGAACAGATCAAG ATGCTAGAGACCCAAAAAGACGTGTCAATGGATAGAGAGCCTCTATCAGAATCTGTGAGAAGTT CATGCTGTGTGCAGTGA